A single Argentina anserina chromosome 7, drPotAnse1.1, whole genome shotgun sequence DNA region contains:
- the LOC126802395 gene encoding LOW QUALITY PROTEIN: splicing factor SF3a60 homolog (The sequence of the model RefSeq protein was modified relative to this genomic sequence to represent the inferred CDS: inserted 1 base in 1 codon), with product MSSTLLEVTRGAHEEVERLERLIVKEFQNEPTSGKERLAQSHRVRHMIDTISSTTQRLIEIYEDNDNARKDEIAALGGQTATGTNVFSAFYDRLKEIREYHRRHPAALVVDAXEEHEAMLKEEPQVEFSGEESYGRYLDLHELYNQYINSKFGEPIEYSAYLDVFSQPHKIPRKLKSTRLYREYIENLVQYLVYFLHRTEPLQDLDRIFAKVETEFEEQWADGKVEEWENSIQDHEYAQEQQTIIDLDYYSTVEELVELGPEKLKEALASMGLKIGGTIQQRAERLLLTKDTPLEKLDKKHFAKGSRGSAQNGTAVASQQVEMFKEIAFLEAKLKKLRDLLSEAIERTKDNVVKKQALTYEEIAAEREDEETQADTESDDDEQQIYNPLKLPMGWDGKPIPYWLYKLHGLGQEFKCEICGNQSYWGRRAFERHFKEWRHQHGMRCLGIPNTKNFNEITSIEEAQELWKRIQARQGVNKWRPELEEEYEDREGNIYNKKTFTDLQRQGLI from the exons atgtcgTCAACGCTACTGGAGGTGACGCGTGGAGCACACGAGGAGGTGGAGCGTCTGGAGCGCCTGATAGTGAAGGAATTTCAGAACGAGCCGACGAGCGGCAAGGAACGCTTGGCTCAGAGCCACCGTGTCCGCCACATGATCGACACCATCTCCTCCACCACACAAAGACTC ATTGAGATCTATGAGGATAACGATAATGCCAGGAAGGACGAGATTGCGGCTCTCGGAGGCCAAACTGCCACCGGCACCAATGTCTTCAGTGCATTCTATGATCGATTGAAAGAG ATCCGTGAGTACCATAGGAGGCATCCAGCTGCACTAGTTGTTGATG ATGAGGAACACGAAGCAATGCTCAAGGAGGAGCCTCAAGTCGAGTTCAGCGGTGAGGAATCTTATGGACGATACCTCGATTTACATGAACTCTACAATCAGTATATCAATTCTAAATTTGGAGAGCCCATTGAGTACTCTGCATACCTTGATGTCTTTTCACAACCGCATAAGATTCCTCGCAAGCTCAAGTCCACAAG GCTGTACAGGGAATACATTGAAAACCTAGTTCAGTATCTGGTATATTTCCTCCACCGGACAGAGCCACTGCAAGATCTTGATAGAATATTTGCAAAG GTTGAAACTGAATTTGAAGAACAATGGGCAGATGGTAAGGTAGAAGAATGGGAAAATTCTATTCAAGATCATGAATATGCTCAAGAACAGCAGACTATTATTGATCTTGACTACTATAGCACAGTGGAAGAACTGGTGGAATTGGGTCCTGAAAAGCTGAAGGAG GCATTGGCTTCGATGGGTCTGAAGATAGGGGGTACCATACAGCAACGTGCAGAGAGGCTTTTACTTACAAAG GACACACCACTGGAAAAGTTGGACAAGAAACATTTTGCGAAAGGGTCGCGTGGTTCAGCACAGAATGGGACTGCTGTTGCATCACAGCAAGTTGAAATGTTTAAAGAAATTGCCTTCTTGGAagccaaattaaaaaaattaagggACTTACTGAGTGAG GCTATTGAACGAACGAAAGACAACGTTGTCAAGAAACAGGCTTTGACATATGAAGAAATTGCAGCAGAACGTGAGGAT GAAGAGACACAGGCTGATACTgaaagtgatgatgatgagcagCAGATTTACAATCCACTAAAATTGCCAATGGGTTGGGATGGGAAGCCCATACCTTATTGGCTGTATAAGCTTCATGGTCTTGGTCAG GAATTCAAATGTGAGATATGTGGCAATCAGAGTTACTGGGGGCGTAGAGCTTTTGAGCGGCACTTTAAGGAATGGCGCCATCAGCATGGAATGCGTTGCCTTGGCATACCAAACACCAAGAACTTCAATGAGATCACATCAATTGAG GAAGCACAAGAATTGTGGAAGAGGATACAAGCACGGCAAGGGGTGAACAAGTGGCGCCCGGAGCTTGAAGAAGAGTATGAAGACAGGGAGGGCAACATTTATAATAAGAAGACGTTTACTGATCTACAGCGACAGGGACTGATATAA